From the Quercus lobata isolate SW786 chromosome 6, ValleyOak3.0 Primary Assembly, whole genome shotgun sequence genome, one window contains:
- the LOC115994893 gene encoding probable disease resistance protein At5g66900 isoform X3, producing MFANNILFVNVSKTPNVKVIVQNLFSYKGIKPTYQIQSDEDAICQLPQMLSHIGPSPILLILDDVWFGSEFLLEKFKFNIPNYKILVTSRTAFPRFKHTYNLKQLNDVDAMTLFYHSAFLQDESSYIPEEDIKKIVRGCGGFPLVLKMIGGSLCGQHAVVWHSRLLKWSEGHFFFNSDTELLPHLQKSLEFPDDKIIIKECFMDLGSFHAEQRISAAILIDMWAELYELDEDGIHSIANLQELTIRNLANLEMTRKDASEVKSYYNEDFVTQHNILRELALHQSSQEPIGQRKRLIMNISGSNLPKWWMEQKQQPINARLLSISTDESFLGSWCNIQAPKVEVLVLNFQTKNYTLPEFVEKANELKVLIVSNCGFFHAEIKNFQLLWSLPNLKRIRLEKISISSLCKTLVPLKSLRKISLFMCNIGTTFENCTIQGSYALPNLKEINIDYCNDLVELPVGLCDIVRLKKLYITNCHKLSILPKGIGKLVNLEVLRIRSCTDLSELPESIRSLHKLSILDISDCLSISKLPKYIGELCNLKVLNMKGCLRLCNPLPESTIDLKQLMIVVCDEERAKLWEPIKDVLTKLNIEVAKKDINLNWLLK from the exons ATGTTTGCGAACAATATTCTCTTTGTCAACGTTTCTAAAACTCCCAATGTGAAGGTCATTGTACAAAACCTATTTAGTTATAAGGGTATTAAGCCTACGTATCAAATTCAAAGTGATGAAGATGCAATCTGCCAGCTACCACAAATGTTGAGTCATATTGGACCTAGTCCTATATTGTTGATCCTGGATGATGTCTGGTTTGGATCAGAATTCCTTCTTGAAAAGTTTAAGTTTAATATTCCAAACTACAAGATTTTGGTTACTTCAAGAACTGCATTTCCAAGATTTAAACATACATATAACTTGAAACAACTAAATGATGTGGATGCAATGACTCTTTTTTATCACTCAGCATTCCTACAAGATGAGAGCTCTTATATTCCAGAAGAAGATATCAAAAAG ATAGTAAGAGGTTGTGGGGGGTTTCCATTGGTCCTTAAAATGATTGGTGGTTCACTGTGTGGGCAACATGCAGTGGTATGGCATAGTAGACTTTTGAAATGGTCTGaaggtcatttttttttcaattctgaTACTGAGTTGCTTCCTCATCTTCAAAAAAGCCTAGAATTTCCAGATGACAAGATCATTATCAAAGAGTGCTTCATGGACCTTGGTTCATTTCATGCAGAACAAAGGATCTCTGCTGCTATCCTTATTGATATGTGGGCAGAATTATATGAACTAGATGAAGATGGAATCCACTCGATTGCCAATTTGCAAGAACTCACCATTCGAAATCTGGCTAACCTTGAGATGACAAG GAAAGATGCAAGTGAGGTCAAGAGCTATTACAATGAAGACTTTGTCACACAACATAATATTCTTAGAGAGCTTGCTCTGCATCAAAGTAGCCAGGAGCCTATAGGACAAAGGAAAAGACTGATTATGAACATAAGTGGAAGCAATCTACCAAAGTGGTGGATGGAACAGAAACAACAACCCATCAATGCACGCTTATTATCCATCTCAACTG atgaatCATTCTTGGGGAGTTGGTGCAACATTCAAGCACCTAAAGTTGAGGTTTTAGttctaaattttcaaacaaagaaTTACACCTTACCTGAATTTGTGGAGAAAGCAAATGAACTCAAGGTTTTGATAGTCAGTAATTGTGGTTTCTTTCAtgctgaaataaaaaattttcaactgCTCTGGTCTCTACCTAATTTAAAGAGAATTAGGTTGGAGAAGATTTCAATTTCTTCCCTTTGCAAGACCCTTGTACCATTGAAGAgtttaagaaaaatatcattatttatGTGCAATATTGGTACTACTTTTGAGAATTGTACCATCCAGGGTTCATATGCATTGCCAAATCTAAAAGAGATAAACATTGACTATTGCAATGATCTAGTAGAACTACCTGTTGGGTTGTGTGACATTGTTCGCCTAAAAAAACTCTACATCACCAACTGTCATAAGTTGTCTATACTGCCTAAAGGTATTGGAAAGCTAGTGAATTTAGAAGTGTTAAGGATTAGGTCTTGTACTGATTTGTCAGAGTTGCCAGAGTCAATTAGAAGCCTCCATAAGTTAAGCATTCTTGACATATCTGATTGCCTAAGCATTAGCAAGTTGCCAAAATACATTGGTGAGTTGTGTAATTTAAAAGTGCTTAACATGAAAGGATGCTTGAGATTATGTAATCCATTGCCAGAATCAACAATAGATCTTAAGCAATTAATGATTGTGGTATGTGACGAAGAGAGGGCCAAGTTATGGGAGCCTATCAAGGACGTCCTCACCAAGCTTAACATTGAGGTGGCTAAGAAAGATATCAACTTGAATTGGCTTCTCAAGTAG